The proteins below come from a single Micropterus dolomieu isolate WLL.071019.BEF.003 ecotype Adirondacks linkage group LG05, ASM2129224v1, whole genome shotgun sequence genomic window:
- the LOC123971055 gene encoding leukocyte elastase inhibitor-like isoform X2 gives MEGSRRILQATKENRTSSVMAAISKSNTCFALELFRTLSQENPTGNIFVSPLSISSALAMVYLGAKGNTAAQMAQVLSFNPGEDVHADFQTLNADINSPSASYILKLANRLYGEKTANFLPLFLEATEKYYQADLKTVDFMGAPEACRAEINTWVEQQTENKIKDLLKPGTVSIMTRLALVNAIYFKGNWMSRFDKANTKEMPFKVNKNESKPVQMMYQMKKLPYNYVPELRLQILELPYVKDELSMFILLPEESADGSDPLLTLENEIKLDRLDNWTNRDNMDVHSEVLVHLPKFKLEEDYELNEPLAKLGMTDVFCGPKADLSGMNGERGLFLSTVAHKTFLEVNEEGTEAAAATAGMVANCMPRKTHFTADHPFLFFIRHNKTKSILFLGRFSSPQ, from the exons ATGGAAGGAAGCAGAAGGATATTACAAGCAACCAAG GAAAACCGTACATCATCAGTCATGGCCGCCATCAGCAAATCAAACACATGTTTTGCCTTGGAGCTATTCCGCACTCTGAGCCAAGAGAATCCCACGGGGAATATCTTTGTCTCCCCGCTGAGCATCAGCTCAGCCCTGGCTATGGTTTATCTGGGCGCTAAAGGAAACACTGCTGCTCAGATGGCACag GTTCTCTCATTCAACCCTGGTGAAGATGTCCACGCAGACTTCCAGACACTGAACGCTGACATCAACTCGCCATCTGCATCATACATCCTGAAACTGGCCAACCGTCTCTATGGAGAAAAAACTGCCAACTTCCTCCCG CTGTTCCTTGAAGCCACAGAGAAGTACTACCAGGCAGACCTGAAGACTGTTGATTTCATGGGGGCCCCAGAGGCGTGCAGAGCGGAGATCAACACCTGGGTCGAGCAGCAGACAGAAA ATAAAATTAAAGATCTTCTGAAGCCAGGAACAGTCAGTATTATGACAAGATTGGCTCTGGTTAATGCCATCTACTTCAAGGGAAACTGGATGAGCCGCTTTGATAAGGCAAACACCAAAGAGATGCCCTTTAAAGTGAACAAG AATGAGTCCAAGCCAGTCCAGATGATGTACCAGATGAAGAAGCTGCCCTACAACTACGTTCCTGAGCTCCGCCTGCAGATCCTGGAGTTGCCATATGTGAAAGATGAGCTTAGCATGTTCATTCTGCTGCCCGAGGAGTCTGCAGACGGCTCTGACCCCCTGCTGACG CTGGAGAATGAGATAAAATTGGATAGGCTGGACAATTGGACCAACAGGGACAACATGGACGTCCACTCAGAAGTCCTCGTTCACCTGCCCAAGTTCAAGCTGGAGGAAGACTACGAGCTGAATGAGCCTCTGGCCAAACTAGGCATGACAGATGTGTTCTGTGGGCCGAAGGCCGATTTGTCTGGCATGAACGGTGAGAGAGGACTCTTCCTGTCTACAGTAGCCCACAAGACCTTTTTGGAGGTGAACGAGGAGGGGACGGAGGCGGCTGCAGCCACAGCAGGCATGGTAGCAAACTGTATGCCGAGGAAGACACACTTCACAGCGGACCaccccttcctcttcttcatcagGCACAATAAGACCAAGTCCATCCTCTTCCTCGGCAGGTTCTCGTCTCCTCAGTAG
- the LOC123971058 gene encoding leukocyte elastase inhibitor-like isoform X1, whose translation MAAISKSNTCFALELFCILSQENPTGNIFLSPLSISSALAMVYLGAKGNTAAQMEQVLAFNPGEDVHADFQTLNADINSPSASYILKLANRLYGEKTENFLPLFLEATEKYYQADLKAVDFTGAPEACRAEINTWVEQQTENKIKDLLKPGTVSSMTRLALVNAIYFKGNWMSRFDKANTKEMPFKVNKNESKPVQMMYQIKKLPYVYVPELRLQILELPYVKDELSMFILLPEESADGSDPLLTLENELTLDRLDNWTNRDNMDVYSEVLVHLPKFKLEEDYELNEPLAKLGMTDVFCELKADLSGMNGERGLFLSTVAHKAFVEVNEEGTEAAAATAGMVAFCMLREEHFTADHPFLFFIRHNKTKSILFLGRFSSPQ comes from the exons ATGGCCGCCATCAGCAAATCAAACACATGTTTTGCCTTGGAGCTATTCTGCATTCTGAGCCAAGAGAATCCCACGGGGAATATCTTTCTCTCCCCGCTGAGCATCAGCTCAGCCCTGGCTATGGTTTATCTGGGCGCTAAAGGAAACACTGCTGCTCAGATGGAACAG GTTCTCGCATTCAACCCTGGTGAAGATGTCCACGCGGACTTCCAGACACTGAACGCTGACATCAACTCACCATCTGCATCATACATCCTGAAACTGGCCAACCGTCTCTATggagaaaaaactgaaaacttcCTCCCG CTGTTCCTTGAAGCCACAGAGAAGTACTACCAGGCAGACCTGAAGGCTGTTGATTTCACGGgggctccagaggcgtgcagaGCGGAGATCAACACCTGGGTCGAGCAGCAGACAGAAA ATAAGATTAAAGATCTTCTGAAGCCAGGAACAGTCAGTAGTATGACAAGATTGGCTCTGGTTAATGCCATCTACTTCAAGGGAAACTGGATGAGCCGCTTTGATAAGGCAAACACCAAAGAGATGCCCTTTAAAGTCAACAAG AATGAGTCCAAGCCAGTCCAGATGATGTACCAGATAAAGAAGCTGCCCTATGTCTATGTTCCTGAGCTCCGCCTGCAGATCCTGGAGTTGCCATATGTGAAAGATGAGCTTAGCATGTTCATTCTGCTGCCCGAGGAGTCTGCAGACGGCTCTGACCCCCTGCTGACG CTGGAGAATGAGCTAACACTGGATAGGCTGGACAATTGGACCAACAGGGACAACATGGACGTCTACTCAGAAGTCCTCGTTCACCTGCCCAAGTTCAAGCTGGAGGAAGACTACGAGCTGAATGAGCCTCTGGCCAAACTAGGCATGACAGATGTGTTCTGTGAGCTGAAGGCCGATTTGTCTGGCATGAACGGTGAGAGAGGACTCTTCCTGTCTACAGTAGCCCACAAGGCCTTTGTGGAGGTGAACGAGGAGGGGACGGAGGCGGCTGCAGCCACAGCAGGCATGGTAGCATTTTGTATGTTGAGGGAGGAACACTTCACAGCGGACCaccccttcctcttcttcatcagGCACAATAAGACCAAGTCCATCCTCTTCCTCGGCAGGTTCTCGTCTCCTCAGTAG
- the LOC123971059 gene encoding GDP-L-fucose synthase-like — MNCQCDHTLPLRVLVTGGSGLVGRAIQHVVKEEGGAKEGEEWIFLSSKDANLMNMEETRAVFEKHRPTHVIHLAAMVGGLFKNMKYNLDFWRKNIYINDNVLQAAHEVGTVKVVSCLSTCIFPDKTTYPIDETMIHNGPPHESNFGYAYAKRMIDVHNRAYFQQHGRCYTAVIPTNVFGPHDNFSIEDGHVLPGLIHKAYIAQKEGKPLVVWGSGTPRRQFIYSLDLARLFLWVLREYPEVDPVILSVGEEDEVSIREAAEAVVEALDFKGEVVFDTSKADGQFKKTASNAKLHHYLPDFTFTPFKQALKETCDWFVANYDSARK, encoded by the exons ATGAACTGCCAGTGCGATCACACCCTTCCATTGAGGGTGTTGGTGACAGGAGGGTCCGGCTTGGTGGGCAGGGCCATACAGCATGTGGTCAAAGAGGAAGGTGGAGCCAAGGAGGGGGAAGAATGGATATTCCTCTCCTCAAAAGATGCCAACCTCAT GAACATGGAGGAGACACGAGCAGTGTTTGAAAAACATCGGCCAACTCACGTCATTCACCTGGCTGCTATGGTTGGGGGGCTTTTCAAAAACATGAAGTACAACCTGGACTTTTGG AGAAAAAATATCTACATCAATGATAACGTGCTGCAGGCAGCACATGAAGTTGGCACAGTCAAGGTTGTTTCCTGCCTATCCACCTGCATTTTTCCTGACAAGACCACCTACCCTATCGATGAGACCATG ATCCACAACGGTCCACCTCATGAGTCGAACTTTGGCTATGCTTATGCAAAGAGAATGATTGATGTTCATAACAG GGCGTATTTTCAGCAGCATGGGCGTTGCTATACGGCCGTGATTCCCACTAATGTGTTTGGCCCCCATGACAACTTCAGCATTGAGGACGGTCATGTGCTGCCAGGCCTCATACACAAAGCATACATTGCTCAAA AGGAGGGGAAGCCCCTTGTGGTCTGGGGCTCTGGCACTCCCAGAAGACAGTTCATTTACTCTTTGGACCTGGCTCGTCTCTTCCTGTGGGTCTTGAGAGAGTATCCAGAGGTCGATCCAGTCATTCTCTCCG TTGGAGAGGAAGATGAAGTGTCCATCAGAGAAGCAGCGGAAGCAGTTGTGGAAGCATTGGACTTCAAAGGAGAAGTTGTT TTTGATACCAGTAAAGCAGACGGCCAGTTCAAAAAGACAGCCAGTAATGCAAAGTTGCACCACTACCTGCCAGACTTCACCTTCACACCCTTCAAACAAG CTTTAAAGGAAACCTGTGATTGGTTTGTTGCAAATTATGACTCAGCCCGGAAGTGA
- the LOC123971055 gene encoding leukocyte elastase inhibitor-like isoform X3, whose product MQENRTSSVMAAISKSNTCFALELFRTLSQENPTGNIFVSPLSISSALAMVYLGAKGNTAAQMAQVLSFNPGEDVHADFQTLNADINSPSASYILKLANRLYGEKTANFLPLFLEATEKYYQADLKTVDFMGAPEACRAEINTWVEQQTENKIKDLLKPGTVSIMTRLALVNAIYFKGNWMSRFDKANTKEMPFKVNKNESKPVQMMYQMKKLPYNYVPELRLQILELPYVKDELSMFILLPEESADGSDPLLTLENEIKLDRLDNWTNRDNMDVHSEVLVHLPKFKLEEDYELNEPLAKLGMTDVFCGPKADLSGMNGERGLFLSTVAHKTFLEVNEEGTEAAAATAGMVANCMPRKTHFTADHPFLFFIRHNKTKSILFLGRFSSPQ is encoded by the exons ATGCAG GAAAACCGTACATCATCAGTCATGGCCGCCATCAGCAAATCAAACACATGTTTTGCCTTGGAGCTATTCCGCACTCTGAGCCAAGAGAATCCCACGGGGAATATCTTTGTCTCCCCGCTGAGCATCAGCTCAGCCCTGGCTATGGTTTATCTGGGCGCTAAAGGAAACACTGCTGCTCAGATGGCACag GTTCTCTCATTCAACCCTGGTGAAGATGTCCACGCAGACTTCCAGACACTGAACGCTGACATCAACTCGCCATCTGCATCATACATCCTGAAACTGGCCAACCGTCTCTATGGAGAAAAAACTGCCAACTTCCTCCCG CTGTTCCTTGAAGCCACAGAGAAGTACTACCAGGCAGACCTGAAGACTGTTGATTTCATGGGGGCCCCAGAGGCGTGCAGAGCGGAGATCAACACCTGGGTCGAGCAGCAGACAGAAA ATAAAATTAAAGATCTTCTGAAGCCAGGAACAGTCAGTATTATGACAAGATTGGCTCTGGTTAATGCCATCTACTTCAAGGGAAACTGGATGAGCCGCTTTGATAAGGCAAACACCAAAGAGATGCCCTTTAAAGTGAACAAG AATGAGTCCAAGCCAGTCCAGATGATGTACCAGATGAAGAAGCTGCCCTACAACTACGTTCCTGAGCTCCGCCTGCAGATCCTGGAGTTGCCATATGTGAAAGATGAGCTTAGCATGTTCATTCTGCTGCCCGAGGAGTCTGCAGACGGCTCTGACCCCCTGCTGACG CTGGAGAATGAGATAAAATTGGATAGGCTGGACAATTGGACCAACAGGGACAACATGGACGTCCACTCAGAAGTCCTCGTTCACCTGCCCAAGTTCAAGCTGGAGGAAGACTACGAGCTGAATGAGCCTCTGGCCAAACTAGGCATGACAGATGTGTTCTGTGGGCCGAAGGCCGATTTGTCTGGCATGAACGGTGAGAGAGGACTCTTCCTGTCTACAGTAGCCCACAAGACCTTTTTGGAGGTGAACGAGGAGGGGACGGAGGCGGCTGCAGCCACAGCAGGCATGGTAGCAAACTGTATGCCGAGGAAGACACACTTCACAGCGGACCaccccttcctcttcttcatcagGCACAATAAGACCAAGTCCATCCTCTTCCTCGGCAGGTTCTCGTCTCCTCAGTAG
- the LOC123971058 gene encoding leukocyte elastase inhibitor-like isoform X2: MAAISKSNTCFALELFCILSQENPTGNIFLSPLSISSALAMVYLGAKGNTAAQMEQVLAFNPGEDVHADFQTLNADINSPSASYILKLANRLYGEKTENFLPLFLEATEKYYQADLKAVDFTGAPEACRAEINTWVEQQTENKIKDLLKPGTVSSMTRLALVNAIYFKGNWMSRFDKANTKEMPFKVNKNESKPVQMMYQIKKLPYVYVPELRLQILELPYVKDELSMFILLPEESADGSDPLLTLENELTLDRLDNWTNRDNMDVYSEVXVHLPKFKLEEDYELNEPLAKLGMTDVFCEPKADLSGMNGERGLFLSTVAHKAFVEVNEEGTEAAAATAGMVAFCMLREEHFTADHPFLFFIRHNKTKSILFLGRFSSPQ, translated from the exons ATGGCCGCCATCAGCAAATCAAACACATGTTTTGCCTTGGAGCTATTCTGCATTCTGAGCCAAGAGAATCCCACGGGGAATATCTTTCTCTCCCCGCTGAGCATCAGCTCAGCCCTGGCTATGGTTTATCTGGGCGCTAAAGGAAACACTGCTGCTCAGATGGAACAG GTTCTCGCATTCAACCCTGGTGAAGATGTCCACGCGGACTTCCAGACACTGAACGCTGACATCAACTCACCATCTGCATCATACATCCTGAAACTGGCCAACCGTCTCTATggagaaaaaactgaaaacttcCTCCCG CTGTTCCTTGAAGCCACAGAGAAGTACTACCAGGCAGACCTGAAGGCTGTTGATTTCACGGgggctccagaggcgtgcagaGCGGAGATCAACACCTGGGTCGAGCAGCAGACAGAAA ATAAGATTAAAGATCTTCTGAAGCCAGGAACAGTCAGTAGTATGACAAGATTGGCTCTGGTTAATGCCATCTACTTCAAGGGAAACTGGATGAGCCGCTTTGATAAGGCAAACACCAAAGAGATGCCCTTTAAAGTCAACAAG AATGAGTCCAAGCCAGTCCAGATGATGTACCAGATAAAGAAGCTGCCCTATGTCTATGTTCCTGAGCTCCGCCTGCAGATCCTGGAGTTGCCATATGTGAAAGATGAGCTTAGCATGTTCATTCTGCTGCCCGAGGAGTCTGCAGACGGCTCTGACCCCCTGCTGACG CTGGAGAATGAGCTAACACTGGATAGGCTGGACAATTGGACCAACAGGGACAACATGGACGTCTACTCAGAAGTC NTCGTTCACCTGCCCAAGTTCAAGCTGGAGGAAGACTACGAGCTGAATGAGCCTCTGGCCAAACTAGGCATGACAGATGTGTTCTGTGAGCCGAAGGCCGATTTGTCTGGCATGAACGGTGAGAGAGGACTCTTCCTGTCTACAGTAGCCCACAAGGCCTTTGTGGAGGTGAACGAGGAGGGGACGGAGGCGGCTGCAGCCACAGCAGGCATGGTAGCATTTTGTATGTTGAGGGAGGAACACTTCACAGCGGACCaccccttcctcttcttcatcagGCACAATAAGACCAAGTCCATCCTCTTCCTCGGCAGGTTCTCGTCTCCTCAGTAG
- the LOC123971055 gene encoding leukocyte elastase inhibitor-like isoform X1 — MSCAGGPLDLPTNSAAGRCGFSYLGGFFRTAACLYVLLSFVRTSSVSEQDALHSFREEDQENRTSSVMAAISKSNTCFALELFRTLSQENPTGNIFVSPLSISSALAMVYLGAKGNTAAQMAQVLSFNPGEDVHADFQTLNADINSPSASYILKLANRLYGEKTANFLPLFLEATEKYYQADLKTVDFMGAPEACRAEINTWVEQQTENKIKDLLKPGTVSIMTRLALVNAIYFKGNWMSRFDKANTKEMPFKVNKNESKPVQMMYQMKKLPYNYVPELRLQILELPYVKDELSMFILLPEESADGSDPLLTLENEIKLDRLDNWTNRDNMDVHSEVLVHLPKFKLEEDYELNEPLAKLGMTDVFCGPKADLSGMNGERGLFLSTVAHKTFLEVNEEGTEAAAATAGMVANCMPRKTHFTADHPFLFFIRHNKTKSILFLGRFSSPQ, encoded by the exons ATGAGCTGCGCTGGTGGACCTCTGGATTTACCCACAAACAGTGCCGCGGGACGTTGCGGTTTCTCTTATTTGGGGGGATTTTTTCGGACCGCTGCCTGTCTCTACGTTTTGCTGTCATTTGTTCGGACATCGAGTGTCAGCGAGCAGGACGCGCTTCATTCTTTTCGGGAGGAAGATCAG GAAAACCGTACATCATCAGTCATGGCCGCCATCAGCAAATCAAACACATGTTTTGCCTTGGAGCTATTCCGCACTCTGAGCCAAGAGAATCCCACGGGGAATATCTTTGTCTCCCCGCTGAGCATCAGCTCAGCCCTGGCTATGGTTTATCTGGGCGCTAAAGGAAACACTGCTGCTCAGATGGCACag GTTCTCTCATTCAACCCTGGTGAAGATGTCCACGCAGACTTCCAGACACTGAACGCTGACATCAACTCGCCATCTGCATCATACATCCTGAAACTGGCCAACCGTCTCTATGGAGAAAAAACTGCCAACTTCCTCCCG CTGTTCCTTGAAGCCACAGAGAAGTACTACCAGGCAGACCTGAAGACTGTTGATTTCATGGGGGCCCCAGAGGCGTGCAGAGCGGAGATCAACACCTGGGTCGAGCAGCAGACAGAAA ATAAAATTAAAGATCTTCTGAAGCCAGGAACAGTCAGTATTATGACAAGATTGGCTCTGGTTAATGCCATCTACTTCAAGGGAAACTGGATGAGCCGCTTTGATAAGGCAAACACCAAAGAGATGCCCTTTAAAGTGAACAAG AATGAGTCCAAGCCAGTCCAGATGATGTACCAGATGAAGAAGCTGCCCTACAACTACGTTCCTGAGCTCCGCCTGCAGATCCTGGAGTTGCCATATGTGAAAGATGAGCTTAGCATGTTCATTCTGCTGCCCGAGGAGTCTGCAGACGGCTCTGACCCCCTGCTGACG CTGGAGAATGAGATAAAATTGGATAGGCTGGACAATTGGACCAACAGGGACAACATGGACGTCCACTCAGAAGTCCTCGTTCACCTGCCCAAGTTCAAGCTGGAGGAAGACTACGAGCTGAATGAGCCTCTGGCCAAACTAGGCATGACAGATGTGTTCTGTGGGCCGAAGGCCGATTTGTCTGGCATGAACGGTGAGAGAGGACTCTTCCTGTCTACAGTAGCCCACAAGACCTTTTTGGAGGTGAACGAGGAGGGGACGGAGGCGGCTGCAGCCACAGCAGGCATGGTAGCAAACTGTATGCCGAGGAAGACACACTTCACAGCGGACCaccccttcctcttcttcatcagGCACAATAAGACCAAGTCCATCCTCTTCCTCGGCAGGTTCTCGTCTCCTCAGTAG